In Takifugu rubripes chromosome 22, fTakRub1.2, whole genome shotgun sequence, the genomic window AACTTCCATCTCtagggtggaggtgggggtgggggtgggggtggagcgGGGCTACACCAGGCCCAGAATGCGAGCTACCCACCAGTTGCAGGGCATGATGACCCTGCAGACCACCCTGCAGCCTCGGTAGTGGTAGGGCCACACGTTGGCCCCCCGGAGTGGTTCGCAGATCCTTTGGCAGTGGGTGTAGCTGCGGCGGCACTCGGCGCAGCACACGCCCTGGTGGTCCAGCATGGGGTCGATGTTCATGCTGCCCCCCTCGCCCTCCAGGCCTCTCTGAGAAGGGACGGAGAGAGCTTCGGTCAGAGCGTTAGCGCGGCGCTAGCGCGGCGAGGAGACAACTTCTCAAAGCAATTAAAAGAGAATTCCTGACAGAcgggatggggggaggggatgTTGTCAGAtgtggggtttttgttgtcaaatgttcttttcttcAGTGCTGCGCTTGCTGTTTACTCCCGTCTCGGGTTGGCAGGAGAGCGTAGCAGCGAACGGGGGATTAGAAAAGCACAAGGATGAATGAGACCGGGATAATCTGGGCCAAACTGGGATAATCTGGGCCACCCCTGGAGGGCTAAAGGGCAAATGTTCTTTTGGGCCCCGGTTGAAGAAGAGTTTTTAAActttatgtcattttttttttatttttctattttgaaaTTCACAGCACGCGTTGGAAAAACACCGGATCTTGGAATTGCGTCCCTTTCCGTGGGCGGAGCCTCTCTGTTTGCTCAGGAGCGACCAGGGGCCACAGCAGATGGGGAGAGGGGGCTGTGGAATTATTCATACCTTCTGAATTTTAAAAGTAAAGCTTTGGACGGCTTCAAATAGAAAATGCACGCGTGGAAAACCCATTCGTGCGTGCGGTCAGATTTGCGGCGACAATCCGGGCCCCGGCGCCGTGACCCCGGCATCTGTTGCTGCTCGCAGTGCTGTGAGAAACCGCCCTTCGCCAACTCCTCCTCAGGTATCTCTCAGATGTGAGTGGACAGGCGGCGACGCCCGGACGACAacagggggaggaaaaacatgtttgtttggtGTGACTCACCTGGTAGGGGTTCTCGGGGTTGAACTCGGCCTCcacgtcctcttcttcctcgggCGCAGCTGCCTGGCGGCGCTGGCGGGGGGCGGCCCTTCCCTTCCTCTGCGCGCCTGCACACATCACGACAGCCTCAACATCCCACAGCAGACCAAACCCGGGAGCGGAGCGGCGCTAATGTGGCTCCGCTCCTGTTCGCACGGCCATTTTCTCCAGCGGTAGTTTGAAGAATTAAATTGTGTTCTGGCAACTTTTGACCTCTTATCGTGCTTGGAAACAGTCGTCCGGAGCTGGAAACATCAAAAAGACTCCTGCTTCTCCTTTAAGATTGTTATTCAGAATGTATCTAAGTGGAAATTACTTGGATGGTTTGACCCGGATCgtccttgtttttctgttttgctcGGAAAGCTCCAACAGCCCGGAAACGTTTGATGTTTCCTCATCTTTGATTACTCACTTCTCGAGTAAGCGGGGCGCAGCCAGAAGATTGGCAGGTCTCCACACAAGTCCTTTATCTTGGTGCTGAGGAAGGCCGGGTCCGAGAGGGGCGCGTCGGCCGCCACCCAGATCAGATCGTCCTCGAGTTTGGCCGGCATCACTTCGTCCGCCTGCGGAGGAAGAGACCAGCCGACCGTCACGACGAGAACATCTGAGGA contains:
- the cnmd gene encoding leukocyte cell-derived chemotaxin 1, which encodes MAGNNSEKVPIASAGPEDLQQFLPPAYSAGPVKPSATGRLLKAGIAVLIAGALLLLLGAAGAFYFWKNNEKHVYNVHYSMSINGKVEEGTMEIDTANNVERSSTGSGSDEAVEVHDFQIGITGIRFAGGEKCYIKTQVKARLPDVATLNKESMTFELADEVMPAKLEDDLIWVAADAPLSDPAFLSTKIKDLCGDLPIFWLRPAYSRSAQRKGRAAPRQRRQAAAPEEEEDVEAEFNPENPYQRGLEGEGGSMNIDPMLDHQGVCCAECRRSYTHCQRICEPLRGANVWPYHYRGCRVVCRVIMPCNWWVARILGLV